The nucleotide sequence TCCCAGTGCACCGTCTGCGGTGCGTGTGAGTTCGAATGTCCCAATGCCGCGATCAGCTTGAAGAACGACATATATGTGATCAATCCGACCCAGTGTACCCAATGTGAGGGGCATTTTGACGCGCCGCAATGCGCCGTCGTTTGCCCGGTGCCCGATACCTGCGTGCCGGCATAGCTGGAGTAGCCGATGAGAGGAGCTCCGGCGCGAAACATGATGAAGACGCTATCGCCAGCCGCCGCCTTTTGGATCCGTCTCCTGTTTCTCTCACTCGCTGGCCCCGAGTTGGCGGCGACTTGCGCGATCCGCTCAGAGAGATCGCGGCGCAATCCTCGCCGGCGGGAGTTGTCGTTGCGCGAGTGGAGCGGGCAATGGTAGCTGTACAAGAGACGGTCGAGCGCGTCCGGCGCATCGACGTCGACCAGTATCGATATGGCTTTGAGACGCTGATCGAGTCCGACAAGGCTCCGAAGGGGCTGTCGGAAGATACCGTCCGCTTCATCTCCGCAAAGAAGAGTGAACCGGCCTGGATGCTGGAATGGCGCCTGGAGGCGTATCGCCGCTGGCTGACCATGACCGAGCCGACCTGGGCGCGCGTCGACTATCCGAAGATCGAGTACCAGG is from Bradyrhizobium sp. ISRA430 and encodes:
- a CDS encoding 4Fe-4S binding protein, whose amino-acid sequence is MAYKIIASQCTVCGACEFECPNAAISLKNDIYVINPTQCTQCEGHFDAPQCAVVCPVPDTCVPA